In Methanobacterium sp., a single window of DNA contains:
- a CDS encoding phosphatase PAP2 family protein encodes MLELLIASSSTDIQIFYLINVYMQNVLFNVLMPLISEAGYFSFWILISMLIFILGGEKGRKIAVLSITALVAGFFITEILKVIVAKPRPYEVLEGVHVLTITKGYSWPSGHAMASFIAATIFGREYVLPYFFMFAGLVAFSRVYNGVHYPSDVVSGALIGILIGLLVLRYEDNVLSEYNSLKRYLKYKIRL; translated from the coding sequence ATGTTGGAACTATTGATTGCATCAAGCAGTACAGACATTCAAATTTTCTATTTAATTAATGTCTACATGCAAAACGTTCTTTTTAATGTTTTAATGCCCCTTATATCTGAAGCAGGTTATTTCAGCTTTTGGATACTTATTTCCATGTTAATTTTCATTCTTGGGGGAGAAAAAGGTAGAAAAATTGCTGTATTGTCCATAACTGCTCTTGTTGCAGGTTTTTTCATTACAGAAATTTTAAAAGTCATTGTAGCAAAACCCCGGCCTTATGAAGTACTTGAAGGAGTACATGTTTTAACTATTACCAAGGGTTATTCATGGCCATCAGGACATGCTATGGCATCTTTCATTGCTGCAACAATTTTTGGAAGGGAATATGTATTACCTTATTTTTTCATGTTTGCAGGTTTAGTTGCATTTTCCAGAGTCTACAACGGAGTCCACTACCCTTCTGATGTTGTTTCAGGTGCCTTAATTGGAATATTAATAGGATTACTGGTTTTAAGATATGAAGATAACGTTTTATCTGAATATAATAGCTTAAAGCGGTATTTAAAGTATAAAATAAGGTTATGA
- the tsaA gene encoding tRNA (N6-threonylcarbamoyladenosine(37)-N6)-methyltransferase TrmO, translating into MKLKPIGIINSPYKKKEDAPRQGRYSDELSYITVFDEYKEGLQNIESKKYYYVLYWLDRARRDKLKGIPPGKTEEKGVFSIRSPVRPNPIALCLVKLIKVERNVLTVKWLDALDGSPLLDIKPFWPETDCI; encoded by the coding sequence ATGAAACTTAAACCAATTGGAATCATCAACTCCCCATATAAGAAAAAAGAAGATGCTCCTCGTCAAGGTCGTTATTCGGATGAACTAAGTTATATAACCGTTTTTGATGAATATAAAGAGGGTTTACAGAATATTGAATCTAAAAAATATTACTACGTCCTTTACTGGTTGGACAGGGCTCGAAGAGATAAATTAAAAGGAATTCCTCCCGGAAAAACTGAAGAAAAAGGAGTTTTTTCCATCAGATCTCCAGTTCGACCCAATCCTATTGCACTGTGTTTGGTTAAACTGATTAAGGTAGAAAGAAATGTTTTGACAGTTAAATGGTTAGATGCACTCGATGGTTCACCTCTTCTTGATATTAAACCTTTTTGGCCGGAAACAGACTGTATATAA